From one Salmo salar chromosome ssa09, Ssal_v3.1, whole genome shotgun sequence genomic stretch:
- the rtn1a gene encoding reticulon-1a isoform X3, with protein MQATADGTKKECSWSSWKGQAIDLLYWRNVKQSGAVFGSVLLLLFSLTQFSVVSVGAYLALAALSATISFRIYKSVLQAVQKTDEGHPFKSYLEVEISLSQDQIGKYADKALLYSNTCMKELRRLFLVQDLIDSLKFAVLMWLLTYVGALFNGLTLLILAVVSMFSMPIVYEKNQAQIDQYVGLIRTQVNSVVGKIQAKIPGAKRKEE; from the exons CAATTGACCTGCTCTACTGGAGGAATGTGAAGCAGTCTGGAGCTGTGTTTGGCAGCGTGCTCCTGCTGCTCTTCTCTCTGACCCAGTTCAGTGTGGTCAGTGTGGGAGCCTACTTAGCCCTGGCCGCCCTCTCTGCCACCATCAGCTTCAGGATCTACAAGTCTGTGCTTCAGGCCGTGCAGAAGACCGATGAAGGGCACCCATTCAA ATCTTATCTGGAGGTGGAGATCTCTCTGTCCCAGGATCAGATCGGTAAATATGCTGACAAGGCTCTGCTCTATTCCAACACCTGTATGAAGGAGCTCCGTAGGCTGTTCCTGGTCCAGGACCTCATCGACTCACTGAAG TTTGCTGTCCTGATGTGGCTGCTGACCTACGTGGGTGCTCTCTTCAATGGCCTGACTCTGCTTATTCTGG CCGTGGTGTCCATGTTCAGCATGCCCATTGTCTATGAGAAAAACCAG GCACAGATTGACCAATATGTGGGACTAATACGGACCCAAGTGAACTCTGTGGTGGGGAA GATCCAGGCGAAGATCCCTGGGGCCaagcgaaaggaagagtag
- the rtn1a gene encoding reticulon-1a isoform X4: protein MGAAAIDLLYWRNVKQSGAVFGSVLLLLFSLTQFSVVSVGAYLALAALSATISFRIYKSVLQAVQKTDEGHPFKSYLEVEISLSQDQIGKYADKALLYSNTCMKELRRLFLVQDLIDSLKFAVLMWLLTYVGALFNGLTLLILAVVSMFSMPIVYEKNQAQIDQYVGLIRTQVNSVVGKIQAKIPGAKRKEE from the exons CAATTGACCTGCTCTACTGGAGGAATGTGAAGCAGTCTGGAGCTGTGTTTGGCAGCGTGCTCCTGCTGCTCTTCTCTCTGACCCAGTTCAGTGTGGTCAGTGTGGGAGCCTACTTAGCCCTGGCCGCCCTCTCTGCCACCATCAGCTTCAGGATCTACAAGTCTGTGCTTCAGGCCGTGCAGAAGACCGATGAAGGGCACCCATTCAA ATCTTATCTGGAGGTGGAGATCTCTCTGTCCCAGGATCAGATCGGTAAATATGCTGACAAGGCTCTGCTCTATTCCAACACCTGTATGAAGGAGCTCCGTAGGCTGTTCCTGGTCCAGGACCTCATCGACTCACTGAAG TTTGCTGTCCTGATGTGGCTGCTGACCTACGTGGGTGCTCTCTTCAATGGCCTGACTCTGCTTATTCTGG CCGTGGTGTCCATGTTCAGCATGCCCATTGTCTATGAGAAAAACCAG GCACAGATTGACCAATATGTGGGACTAATACGGACCCAAGTGAACTCTGTGGTGGGGAA GATCCAGGCGAAGATCCCTGGGGCCaagcgaaaggaagagtag